The Heptranchias perlo isolate sHepPer1 unplaced genomic scaffold, sHepPer1.hap1 HAP1_SCAFFOLD_1436, whole genome shotgun sequence genome window below encodes:
- the LOC137308916 gene encoding LOW QUALITY PROTEIN: netrin-G1-like (The sequence of the model RefSeq protein was modified relative to this genomic sequence to represent the inferred CDS: inserted 2 bases in 1 codon; deleted 2 bases in 2 codons) — translation MCNNECDARTPELAHPPELMLDXPNTFWQSVSWRSFPEPLLVNITLSWGKTIELTEDIVITFESGRPEQMVLEKSLDHGRTWQPYQFYAADCLNSFGMERRTVRDLSPASVLDIICTEEYSRGYVWKVDKTVRFEIRERFALFGGPLLRNMASLYGQLDTTKDLRDFFTLTDLRVRLLRPATGATSVDQLNLSKYFYAISNVEIHGRCKCNLHANNCVLEKGKLSCECEHNTTGPDCGRCKKGFQGRPWRAGSYLPIPKGTANICE, via the exons ATGTGCAACAACGAGTGTGATGCTCGCACGCCCGAGCTCGCACACCCCCCCGAGCTGATGCTAGA CCCAAACACCTTTTGGCAAAGCGTCTCCTGGAGGAGTTTCCCCGAGCCCCTCCTGGTCAATATCACCCTGTCCTGGGGCAAGACCATCGAGCTGACCGAGGATATCGTCATCACCTTCGAGTCGGGCCGGCCGGAGCAGATGGTCCTGGAGAAATCTCTGGACCACGGCCGG ACGTGGCAGCCCTACCAGTTCTACGCTGCCGACTGCCTCAACTCCTTCGGGATGGAGCGGAGAACGGTCCGGGATCTGAGCCCAGCCTCGGTGCTGGACATCATCTGCACGGAGGAGTACTCCAGGGGCTACGTGTGGAAGGTGGACAAGACGGTCCGCTTCGAGATCAGGGAGCGGTTCGCCCTGTTCGGGGGGCCCCTTCTCcgcaacatggcctcgctctacgGCCAGCTGGACACCACCAAGGACCTGAGGGACTTCTTCACCCTGACCGACCTGCGGGTCAGGCTGCTCCGGCCGGCCACCGGGGCCACCAGCGTCGACCAGCTCAACCTCTCCAAATACTTCTACGCCATCTCCAACGTGGAGATTCACGGACG GTGTAAGTGCAATCTTCACGCCAACAACTGTGTCCTGGAGAAGGGGAAGCTGAGTTGCGAGTGTGAGCACAACACGACGGGGCCGGACTGC GGGAGATGCAAGAAAGGCTTTCAAGGCCGGCCGTGGAGAGCCGGCTCGTACCTCCCGATCCCCAAAGGGACGGCCAATATCTGTGAGTAA